In the Streptomyces cinnamoneus genome, CGAGGAATCTCAGCATGGCTCGCGTTCTTCCGGTCGGGTTCTTCCGGTCGGGTTCTTCCTGTGCGTGTCCACCGGTCGTTTCTTCCGGGGGGCGTGGGCCGCGGCGGCCCGGGGCGGGGCCGCCGCGGGCACGGGCTACTTCACGTACACCCCGGTCGGGTCGACCGTCCCGTAGACCGGGTGGTAGGTCACTCCGCCGAGCTTCGAACCCCACAGGGTGAACAGCCGGTTGTAGAAGGTCGGCACGCCCGGCACGTCCTCGGTGAGGATCTTGTCGGCGAGCTTCTGCCACTCGGGCGCCGCCTGCTTCACGTCCGGGATCGCGTTGATCCGGTCGACCTCGGCGTTGACCTTCGGGTCGTCGAGGTGGCCGTAGTTCTGGCTGCCGTCGGCGATCTGCCGGCCGTCGAAGAGCGGGGGCACGACGGTGGAGGAGACGGGCCAGTCGGCGCCCCAGGAGGTGCGGTAGACGTCGAACTTGTTCTTCACCTCGGCGATCGCGGTGCGCCAGGTGTTGGCGTCGACCTCCTTCTTCTGCACCTTGAAGCCGGCCCGCTCCAGGGCCTGGGCGATGACCACGGAGACACGCTGCTGGATGTCGGTGTTGGGGTAGGCGAAGACGATCTCCTGCCCCTCCTTGCCGGCCTCCTTCAGCAGCTGCCGGGCCTTCTCGGGGTCACCGGCGGGCTTGGCCTTCTTCCCGAACGGGTCGGTGGGCTGGTAGCCGTCCATCGCGGGGGAGAGGAAGTTGGTGGCGACGACGCCGCCGGTCTCGCCGCCGTTCTGCTGGAGGATCTGCCCGTTGGGCATGGCGTAGGCGAGGGCCTTGCGGACCTTGACGTCCGTCAGCCGGCTGGTGTTGAAGCTGATGTAGTCGACGTAGGGCTGGATCTCCACGAAGCGCCGCGCCTTGGTGTCGGCCTGGCCGAGCACCTTCTCCGTCATCTCGGGGGCGACGGCGTTGCTGAAGGACAGCGCGGTCTTGTCGCCTCCCTGGTCGGCCAGGAAGCGCCGCGTGGAGTCGGCGTACTGGTGGCCGAAGCTGATCTCGAACCGGTCGGCGTACTGGTGGCGGATGGGGTCGGTCTTCGGGTCCCAGTTCTCGTTGCGCACGAGCGTGAGCGACTTTCCGGCCTTGTAGTCGCCGACCTTGTAGGGGCCGGAGGAGAAAGGCGCATTGTCGTACTTCTGTTTGGTGTCCTTCTCCGCCTTCACGGCCCCGACGTTCGGCATGGCGGTGGCGAAGGGCGTGTCCGCGTGCGGCTGACGGAAGTGGAAGATCACCGTCTTGTCGTCGGGGGTGTCGAGGACGGACGCGGGCAGGTGCTGTCCGCCATAGGGGCCGTCGGGCAGCGCCTTGCGGAAGTCGGTGCCGTCGCCCGAGAGCCACTGCGGGATGTAGAGGGGGCCGTCGGTCTCGAACGAGGCGTAGAGCCGCTCGACGCCCCACCGCACGTCCTTGGCGGTGATCGCTGAGCCGTCCTCGAACTTGAGGCCGTCCTTCAGCGTGAACTTCCAGGTCTTGCCGCCGTCGGAAGCCGTGCCCGCGTCGGTGGCCAGGTCGCCGACGACCTTGACCTTGCCCTGGGCGTCCACCTTGTAGGACGTGAGCGAGCGGTTGTAGAGCATCTGGTTGGCCAGCATGTCGCTGTAGTAGATCTGGCCGGGGTCCAGGTGCACGAAGGCGTCGCGCTGGAGGACCGTGACCGTTCCCCCCTTCTTCGCCTCCTTGGCGCCGGCGACGTCGGGCGCGGGGCCGGTGGAGTCCTCCTTGGTGCCGATCGAGTAGTTGGAGGACTTGTTCTTGTCCTCACCCGGCCCCTGGCTCTTCCCGCCCCCGCCGCCACCTCCTCCGCTGCTGCACGCGGACAGCGTCAGCGCGCCCGCCGCGAGGACCATGACGGAGAACCGGGCTCTGTGCTGGGGGAACCTCGACGTGGGGGTCATGGGTCGGTGCACCTGCCTGTCGGTCGTCGGCTGCCTGTCGTCTCAGCGCCCGGTCCTGGGGTCGAACGCGTCACGGACGGAGTCCCCGAGCAGGTTGAAGGCCACCACGAAAACGATCATGGCGAGCCCGGGGAAGAAGATGTAGGTGATGTCGCTCTCGTAGTAGCGGGCGCCGCCCGCGAACATCCGGCCCCAGTCGGGGGTGGGCTCCACGATGCCGACGCCGATGAAGGACAGGCCGGCCTCGATGGTCACGGTGGTGGGCAGCATCAGCGTGGCCTGCACCAGGATCGGCGTCCAGAGGTTGGGCAGCAGCTCCCTGGTGATGATCCGCCAGGGCGAGGCGCCGGTGACCTTCGCCGCCTCCACGAACTCCCGCTCGCGCAGGCTGAGCACCTGCCCGCGCAGCAGTCGCGCCAGACCCATCCAGCCCAGCACCCACAGCACCAGGATCAGTGTCAGCACGCGCAGGTAGGTGGGCGTCTCCTTCTCCGGGCTGACGAAGAGCGAGTAGACGACCGGGGTGAAGGCGATGAAGGACAGCTGGCTGGGGAAGGCCAGCAGCAGGTCCGTGAAGCGGCCCAGCAGGTAGTCGGTCCTGCCGCCCAGGTAGCCGGCCGTCACGCCCACCAGGATGCCGGTCAGGACGCACAGGACGGTCGCGGCGGCGGCGATCAGCAATGAGGTGCGGATGCCGTAGACGAGCTGGGTCAGCACGTCCCGGCCCAGGGTCGGCTCGATGCCGAACCAGAAGCGCCCCGAGACGCCCCCGTTGGGCGCGACGGGGTAGCCGAACTCGTTGAGCAGCCCGGGCTCGTCGAGGCCGTAGGTCGTGGTCGGGTCCTTGCCGTACGCCTTGGAGATCAGCGGCGCCGCGAGCGCCACGGCGAAGAAGAAGACGACGACCCACGCCGAGACGACGCCCGCCCGGTCGCGTTTGAACCGCCGCCACATCAGCTGTCCGGGCGACCGCCCCACCAGCGCGGCGTCGGCGGTCGTCTCCTCGGTCCGGGAAGTACTCGTCATCGCGGAAGTCCCCAGCCCTGTCGTCGGGTTGGCCCCGCGCGAGCCGGCCGGACGCGCTGGGTTGAGCGGACTTTCGCAATGGATGAACGACCCAGTCAAGGGGGCTGCGGTGAGTGGTGGGGCGCTTCGCGGCTTCTTGAGCGAAGGTTGTGCAGATCGAGGTGACGGCGTGCTTGACAGCCGGTCAAGCGCGCCACACCCGACACCACCCCCACGGGCGGGCTCTCGTGTCAGCCGAGACCCAAGGACCGCTTGAGGAAGTCGACTTGCAGCAGGAGCAGGTTCTCCGCCACCTGCTCCTGCGGCGTCATGTGCGTCACCCCCGACAGCGGCAGCACCTCGTGCGGCCGGCCGGCGGCCAGCAGGGCGGAGGACAGGCGCAGGGTGTGAGCGGCGACGACGTTGTCGTCGGCCAGCCCGTGGATGATCATCAGTGGCCGGGCCGGTGAAGCCGGCGACGACAGACCGTCGTCGGTGACCAGGGAGTTGCGGGCGTACACCTCAGGCCGCTCCTGCGGCAGGCCCAGATAGCGCTCGGTGTAGTGGGTGTCGTACAGCCGCCAGTCGGTCACCGGCGCGCCGGCGATGCCGGCGTGGAAGACGTCGGGACGGCGCAGTACGGCCAGTGCAGCGAGGTAGCCGCCGTACGACCAGCCGCGGACGGCCACCTTGCCGAGGTCCAGCGGGTGGTCCTGCGCCAGCGCGTGCAGCGCCTCGACCTGGTCGTCGAGGGTGACGCCGGCGAAGTCCTCGTGGACGGCCTTCTCCCACCCGGGCGAGGTGTGCGGGGTGCCCCGACCGTCCGCGACGATCACGGCGAAGCCCTGGTCGGCGAACCACTGCGAGGTCAGGTGGGCGTTGTGCGCGGCCACCACGCGCTGGCCGTGCGGTCCGCCGTACGGGTCCATGAGCACCGGCAGCGCGCCGTCGCCCTCGCGGTACCCCGTCGGCAGGAGCACGGCGCTCGGGATGGAGCGGGCGCCGGCGCGGGTGAGCCGTGCGCGGGCGGTCAGCACGGGCGACTCGGCGTACGAGGTGACCGTGGCGACCTGCTTGCCGTCCCGCAGCACCCTCACCCGCGCTCCCGGCCGGTCCAGTGCGGCCGACGACAGCACCATGACCTCGCCGGCCCGTACCGCCGAGTGCCGCCCGGGCTCCTCGGAAAGGCGCTCCACTCCACGTTCGTCAACTCGGTACACATGCGCCTCACCCGTCTCCGGGTCGGCCGCCTCCGGGCCGGCCGACGCGGCGATCAGCACGTCGTCCCCGGTGACGTCGAGCACGGCCAGCACGTGCAACTGCGGGCCGGTCAGTGCCCGGTCGCCGACCACCAGGACCCGGGCCCCCGCCTCGTCGGCGACGCGCACGAGCCGACCGTCAGATGTCCATGCGGGCACACCTGCGAACAGTTCCAGCCACTTCGGGTCCTCGTCCACGTGCAGCACCCGGGTGGCCCCGGTCTCGGTGTCCACCGTCAGGAACGCCTGGGTCCGCTGGTCGCGCGCCTGGACGAGCAGCAGCGGGGGGCCGCCGGCCGACCAGTGCGCCTGGGCCAGGTAGGGGTAGCGCTCGCGGTCCCACTCGACGTCCACGCGGCCGCCGTCCAGCCGCAGCAGGGACAGGGAGACCAGCGCGTTGGGCGTGCCGGCCGCCGGGTAGGCCACCTCGGCCGGAGCGCTGCCGGGGTTGGCGGGGTCGGCGATCCACCACCGGCGCACCGGCGCGTCGTCCACCCGGGCGGCCAGCAGCGCGTCGCTGTCCGGCGACCACCAGAAGCCGCGCAGCCGGTGCATCTCCTCCGCGGCGATGAACTCGGCCAGCCCCCACGTGGTCGTGGCGCAGGGCGGCTCGGCCAGCGCCCGGTCGCCGGTGCCGTCGGCCGCCACCACGCGCAGGGCGCCGTTCGCCGCGTACGCCACCAGACGGCCGTCGGGGGAGGGGCGGGGGTCGGCGACGGGGCCGGGGACGGCCAGTTCCCGCGCCGCACCGCCGCGCAGTCCGGCCACCCACAGCCGTCCGGAGAGGGCGAAGGCCGCCAACTCCACAGCCGCGTCGACCGCGTAAGCCACCACGCCCGCCGATCCCTCGCGGCTGCGCTCACGGCGCGCCCGCTCCTCGGGGGACAGCTCCTCGTCGGCGCCGCCGAGGAGGACGAGCGGGTCGGCGACCACGTGTTCGCGACTCGCAGTCACATCCAGTGTCCACAGCAGATTGGCCCGATCCGTACCTGTGCGAGAGCGGAGGAACGTGACACGCGAGCCGTCCGGCGACACGCTGAACGCACGCGGCGCGCCGAGCGAGAAACGCTGGGTACGGGCGTGCTGACGGGGGAACGAGAGGTGTCCGGTCATGGCCCGGAGCCTACGGGCGCCTACCAACGGGTTCACCCGGAGCGGCGAGAACTCGCCGTGCGCCCCGTGTTTGCGCCTGTGCACCGAGTCATGCACGGGCACGGAAAGTTATGATCGCTCGCGCATAGTGGGTATGACTCCCTGGCGTCGTAGGCCCCCCGGGCATACGTATGCCTCCGTCCGATTGCGCGTCCCTGGAGGTGAGCCGCTGTGGCACTCTCGATTTCGGCGGTGGTGCTGCTGGCGATCATCGTCTTCCTGCTCGTCCGCAAATCCGGGCTGAAGGCGGGCCACGCCGCGATCTGTGTGCTGCTGGGCTTCTATCTGGCGAGTTCGTCCATGGCGCCGACGCTCAATCAGCTGACGACGAGCGTGACGAGCATGATCAGCAACATCAAGTTCTGAACGGTCCGGCCGTCCCGTGCGGTCCGGCCCGGGCGGCGCCCCGTCCGGACCGCACGACTCGTAGGCTGTTCCCATGACCGACCTTTCCGGCCGCCGGCTGCTCCTGGTGCACGCGCACCCGGACGACGAATCGATCAACAACGGCGCGACCATGGCCAAGTACGCGGCCGAGGGTGCCCACGTCACGCTGGTGACCTGCACGCTCGGCGAGGAGGGCGAGGTCATCCCGCCCGGTCTGCGGCACCTCGCGGCGGACCGGGACGACACGCTCGGCGCGCACCGCCTGGGCGAACTCGCGGCCGCGATGAAGGAGCTGGGCGTCACCGACCACCGCTTCCTCGGCGGGCCGGGACGCTACCGCGACTCCGGGATGATGGGCGCCCCCCAGAACGACCGCCCCGGCTGCTTCTGGCGCGCGGACCTCGACGAGGCCGCGGCCTTGCTCGTGGAGGTGGTCCGCGAGGTGCGGCCGCAGGTGCTCGTCACCTATGACCCCGACGGCGGTTACGGCCACCCCGACCACATCCAGGCGCACCGCGTCGCCATGCGGGCCGCGGACCTGGCCGCTGAACCGGCATTCCGCCGGGATCTGGGCGATCCCCATGAAATCGCCAAGGTCTACTGGAACTGCGTGCCGCTGTCGGCGGTCGAGGAGGGCTTCGCGCGGCTGCGCGAGGCCGGCCGCGAAGGGGACCTCTTCCCCGGCGTCGCCGCTCCGTCGGACGTGCCCGGAGTGGTGCCCGACGAAGAGGTGACCGCCGTGGTCGGCGGCTCCGCCCACGCCGCGCGGAAGGCCGCCGCGATGCGCGCCCACGCCACGCAGATCGCCGTGGACGGCCCGTTCTTCGCGCTCTCCAACGACCTCGGGCAGCCGCTGTTCGACACCGAGTACTACAAGCTGGTGCGCGGCCGGGCCGGCGCGGAGCGCGAGGACGACCTCTTCGCGGGGGTGGACGGATGAACGGTGGCCTGATCTCCATGCCCAGTGCCGGGCGATTGGTCGCTTATGTCGGCCTGGTTCTGCTGGGGTTGCTCGTGGGCGCCGCCGGATCGCTGGTCCAAGGCGGCTGGTTCCCCGGGGGCTTGCTGCTGGCCCTGCTCGCCGTCGCCGGGCTCTGCTACGGCGGCCTCAAGGTCATGGGCAGCAGAGCGGGCGGCGGCGTGCCGGCGGTCGGCTGGCTGGCCGCGGTGCTCTTCCTGGCCGCCAACCGGCCGGAAGGGGACTTCCTCTTCGAGGCCGGAATCGGTTCATACGTTTTTCTTCTCGGCGGGGCGATCGTGGCTGTGATCTGTGCCACGATCCCCAAGGTGCCGCAACCAGCCGGGCCTCCGGCCCGACTTGGCAAGTGACGTGTTGATTTTCGCCTGACTTCTGCCCCACTGGCACTCGGCCGGCCGCGGCGTCATCAGGCGGTCGTCAAGTACGGGCGGGTGGTGCCCAGTATGGTGGTGCGCGCCGCCGAGCCTCCCCTGGCCTCCGGCGATGGGCGACCCGAAGCGAGGTCAACGAGGGCGGCAAAGAGTAATCGGGAGATCCTGCTTTGAGCCGTGCATCTGACAGTTCGTCCTCCGGGCCCAAGGGTCGCGGCGGCGCCGCCTACCCCTCGGGCACCCCGCCGTACGGGACGTCCCCCGGCGGGGACCCGGCCGCGGCGTCCGCGGCGCAGTCCGGCAAAGCCGGCGCCAAGCCGGGTGAGCCGAAGACCGAGACCACGCTGACGACGCGGATCCGCATCAACATCCCGGGCTCGCGGCCCATCCCACCGGTCGTCATGCGGACGCCCGTCGGGGAGGACGCGGAAGCCGGCCAGGACGCGGCCGCCGCGTCCCCGGACGCCCCGGCCGCTCCGAGCGCTCCCGGCGGGGACCACGGCGGACGCAAGCAGAGCCTGCCGACCCGTCCCAAGCCCGCCCCCCGGGCGCCGGGCACGCCCCCGCCCGGAGCCGTCGGCTACGGCGCCGACGGCGAGGCCACCGGGGACAAGACCAGCGACTGGTTCGCCCCGCGCAAGTCCGGTGCCCCGGCCGCGCCGCCCGCGGCACGCCGCCAGGCCGCCGCGCAGGCCGCCGCCAAGCAGCCCCCGCTGCCGCGCCGCGGCGCGCCCGGCCGGCCCGCGGGCACCGAGCGGCCGGCCGCACAGGGTGGCTCGCCCGCCGCGCCCCGGGGCGGCTCGCCCCGCGCGGGTGCCCCGCGCTGGGAGCGCGACCCCGCCGTCGGCGGTGCCGTGCCGCAGGCTCAGATGCCGGCCGCCGGCCCGGTGTCGGCGGACTCGTCGCTCGCGGGCACGGGTCCGTGGGCGGGTGACGGTTCGGCGACGGGTGCCATGCCGCAGGTGTCGTTGCCGGGTGACCCCTCGGCGACCGCCGCCACGCCGTGGCCCGCCGAGCAGAACGTGCCGGGCGCGGGCCCGGTGTCGGCGGACTCGTCGCTGGCCGGCACGGGTCCGTGGGCGGGTGACGGTTCGGCGACGGGTGCCATGCCGCAGGTGTCGTTGCCGGGTGACCCCTCGGCGACCGCCGCCACGCCGTGGCCCGCCGAGCAGAACGTGCCGGGTGCCGGCCCGGTGCCGGGCGACCCCTCCGTGACCGGAGCCACGCCGTGGCCCGGCGACATGGCCCAGGGCTCCGCGCCGGGCGCCGCTCCGTGGCAGGGCGACCCGTCCACCACGGCGTCGATGCCGCAGGCGTTCGCGCCCGGCGACCCCCAGACCACCGGTGCCACGCCGTGGCCCGCCGACCCCTCCACCACGGGCGCCGTGCCGCAGCCGCCCGTGCCGGGCGGCACGCCCGGCGGCGAGGTGCCGTGGCCCGGCGGCGGGGGCCAGGCCCCCGGCACCGCGCGCCGCAAGGGCAAGGCCGCGGGCGGCCGGCAGGCGCCCGGCGGCGCCGCCTTCGCGCCCGGCCGCACCGACACCCCGCGCCAGGGCGTCCCGGCCGTAGGGGGCGACGCCCCCGCGCCCCAGGGCAACGCCGGGGGCAAGGGCAAGAAGAAGGGCGGCCCCAAGGCCCCCGCGCCCGCCGCCGGCCAGACCCTGGTCAGCGGTGTGCCGCCGGTGCCGCCGGCGGCGGGGCAGGGCCCGAAGTCCTCGGTGGACTCCGGCGCGCCCCGCGTGCCCGTCCCCAAGCCCAAGCCGGCTCCCGCCGTCCCCAAGCCCCCCGCCGCCCCGGCGGCCAAGGGCGCCGCCAAGGGCGCCGCGAAGAGCGCGCCCAAGAAGAAGGGCCGCTCCAAGCTCGTCCTCCTCGGCGGCGGCCTCGTCGCCCTGGTCGGCGTGGCGTACGGCGCCGGCCTGCTCCTCGACCACGCCGACGTGCCGAACGGCACGACCGTGCTCGGCGTCGACATCGGCGGCAAGTCCAAGGACGAGGCCGTCAAGAAGCTGGACGCCGCCCTCGGCGACCGCGCGAGCGCCCCGCTCAAGCTGTCCGTCGGCGGCAAGACGGCCGAGCTCAAGCCCGACGTGGCGGGCCTGTCCATCGACACCCAGGCCACCGTGCGCGCCGCGGCCGGACGGGACTACAACCCCGTCACCGTGCTGGGCTCGCTCGTCGGCGGCACCCGCAAGGCCGAGCCCACCGTGAACGTCGACGAGGAGAAGATCGCCGCCGCGCTCAAGACGGTGGCCGGCCAGACGGGCGCCAGCAAGGACGGCACCATCAAGTTCGAACCCGGCAAGGCGGTGCCCGTCTACGGCCAGCCCTATGAGGGCCTGGACGTGGACAAGTCGGTCAAGGCGGTCTCCCAGGCCTACCGCGACCGCGCGGCCTCCGGCCAGGACAAGCCCGTCGAGCTGACCAGCAGCGCCCAGCAGCCGAGGGTCAGCAAGGCCGAGGTCGACCGGATGATGAAGGACTTCGCGGAGCCCGCGATGTCCGGCCTCGTCACGGTGCAGACGGACCCGGCGCACAAGATCAACTTCGGGCCGGACCGCTCGCTGCCGAAGATCCTCTCCGTCAAGGAGGTGGGCGGCAAGCTGGTCGAGAACTACGACCTGGACGCGATCAAGGAGCTGTACGGCAAGGCGTTCGACGGCGTGCTGATCCAGCGCGGCGACGGGACCAAGAAGCCCGTCCAGCCGACGGACGTGGCCGGCGCCCTCGGCAAGGCGCTGCGCGGCAAGACCCCCGCCGAGCGGATCGCCACGATCCCGCTGAGCTGAGCCGGTCCCGGTGGCGGCCAGAACCCGGACCCCCGCGCCCCTCGGGCGCGGGGGTCCCGTCGTGCGGCCGTGACCATGACATCTGTCATCCCCGGCTCACGACGGCTGACACTGCCGCGGCACCCCGCCGACCGGCGATGCTTGTGCCCATGACCACTACTGCACATGTGTTCACGGGGGACGGGCGCCGGACCGGCGCTCCCGTGGTCAGCTTCGAGAACGTCAGCAAGAGCTACGGCGACGTGCGGGCCGTCGCCGAGCTCAACCTGGAACTCCACCCGGGGGAAACCGTCGCACTGCTCGGCCCGAACGGCGCGGGCAAGTCGTCCACGCTCGACCTCCTGCTGGGGCTGCGCAACCCCGACGCCGGCCGCGTCGAGGTCTTCGGCACCACCCCGCAGCGGGCCATCGAGCAGGGCAAGGTCGGCGCGATGCTCCAGTCGGGCGGCCTGATGGAGGAGGTGAAGGTCCGTGAGCTGGTACAGCTCGCGTGCGACCTCCACCGCCGCGCCTACCCCGTCGAGCAGGTGATGGAACAGGCGGGCATCACCGAGATCGCCGACCGCATGGTCAACAAGCTCTCCGGCGGCCAGGAGCAGCGGGTGCGCTTCGCGATGGCCACCGCCGGCGCCAACGAGCTCATCGTCCTCGACGAGCCCACCACCGGCATGGACGTCTCGGCCCGCCAGGCGTTCTGGGGCGTGATGCGCCAGCAGGCGAACGAGGGCCGCGCCGTCCTCTTCGCCACGCACTACCTGGAGGAGGCCGACGCGATCGCGGACCGCGTGATCGTGCTCCACCGCGGCCGGGTGATCGCGGACGGCTCCGCCGCCGAGATCAAGGCGAAGGCCGGCGCCCGCCGCATCGTCTTCGACCTGGAGGGCCACATCAGCGAGGCGGCCCTGCGTGAGCTGCCCTTCCTCACCTCCCTGGAGATCACCGGCCGTACGGTCCGCCTCCAGTCGCGCGACGCCGACGCGACCGTGCACGCGGTCTACGGGCTCGGCCTCTACCCCCGCAACCTCGAGGTCGCGGGCCTTGGCCTGGAGCAGGCGTTCATCGCCATCACCGACGCCGCGACCGCCGAGGAGGCGAACCGATGAACACGCTCATC is a window encoding:
- the mshB gene encoding N-acetyl-1-D-myo-inositol-2-amino-2-deoxy-alpha-D-glucopyranoside deacetylase, translated to MTDLSGRRLLLVHAHPDDESINNGATMAKYAAEGAHVTLVTCTLGEEGEVIPPGLRHLAADRDDTLGAHRLGELAAAMKELGVTDHRFLGGPGRYRDSGMMGAPQNDRPGCFWRADLDEAAALLVEVVREVRPQVLVTYDPDGGYGHPDHIQAHRVAMRAADLAAEPAFRRDLGDPHEIAKVYWNCVPLSAVEEGFARLREAGREGDLFPGVAAPSDVPGVVPDEEVTAVVGGSAHAARKAAAMRAHATQIAVDGPFFALSNDLGQPLFDTEYYKLVRGRAGAEREDDLFAGVDG
- a CDS encoding ABC transporter substrate-binding protein, whose amino-acid sequence is MTPTSRFPQHRARFSVMVLAAGALTLSACSSGGGGGGGGKSQGPGEDKNKSSNYSIGTKEDSTGPAPDVAGAKEAKKGGTVTVLQRDAFVHLDPGQIYYSDMLANQMLYNRSLTSYKVDAQGKVKVVGDLATDAGTASDGGKTWKFTLKDGLKFEDGSAITAKDVRWGVERLYASFETDGPLYIPQWLSGDGTDFRKALPDGPYGGQHLPASVLDTPDDKTVIFHFRQPHADTPFATAMPNVGAVKAEKDTKQKYDNAPFSSGPYKVGDYKAGKSLTLVRNENWDPKTDPIRHQYADRFEISFGHQYADSTRRFLADQGGDKTALSFSNAVAPEMTEKVLGQADTKARRFVEIQPYVDYISFNTSRLTDVKVRKALAYAMPNGQILQQNGGETGGVVATNFLSPAMDGYQPTDPFGKKAKPAGDPEKARQLLKEAGKEGQEIVFAYPNTDIQQRVSVVIAQALERAGFKVQKKEVDANTWRTAIAEVKNKFDVYRTSWGADWPVSSTVVPPLFDGRQIADGSQNYGHLDDPKVNAEVDRINAIPDVKQAAPEWQKLADKILTEDVPGVPTFYNRLFTLWGSKLGGVTYHPVYGTVDPTGVYVK
- a CDS encoding ABC transporter permease, with amino-acid sequence MTSTSRTEETTADAALVGRSPGQLMWRRFKRDRAGVVSAWVVVFFFAVALAAPLISKAYGKDPTTTYGLDEPGLLNEFGYPVAPNGGVSGRFWFGIEPTLGRDVLTQLVYGIRTSLLIAAAATVLCVLTGILVGVTAGYLGGRTDYLLGRFTDLLLAFPSQLSFIAFTPVVYSLFVSPEKETPTYLRVLTLILVLWVLGWMGLARLLRGQVLSLREREFVEAAKVTGASPWRIITRELLPNLWTPILVQATLMLPTTVTIEAGLSFIGVGIVEPTPDWGRMFAGGARYYESDITYIFFPGLAMIVFVVAFNLLGDSVRDAFDPRTGR
- a CDS encoding DUF6113 family protein codes for the protein MNGGLISMPSAGRLVAYVGLVLLGLLVGAAGSLVQGGWFPGGLLLALLAVAGLCYGGLKVMGSRAGGGVPAVGWLAAVLFLAANRPEGDFLFEAGIGSYVFLLGGAIVAVICATIPKVPQPAGPPARLGK
- a CDS encoding S9 family peptidase, producing the protein MTGHLSFPRQHARTQRFSLGAPRAFSVSPDGSRVTFLRSRTGTDRANLLWTLDVTASREHVVADPLVLLGGADEELSPEERARRERSREGSAGVVAYAVDAAVELAAFALSGRLWVAGLRGGAARELAVPGPVADPRPSPDGRLVAYAANGALRVVAADGTGDRALAEPPCATTTWGLAEFIAAEEMHRLRGFWWSPDSDALLAARVDDAPVRRWWIADPANPGSAPAEVAYPAAGTPNALVSLSLLRLDGGRVDVEWDRERYPYLAQAHWSAGGPPLLLVQARDQRTQAFLTVDTETGATRVLHVDEDPKWLELFAGVPAWTSDGRLVRVADEAGARVLVVGDRALTGPQLHVLAVLDVTGDDVLIAASAGPEAADPETGEAHVYRVDERGVERLSEEPGRHSAVRAGEVMVLSSAALDRPGARVRVLRDGKQVATVTSYAESPVLTARARLTRAGARSIPSAVLLPTGYREGDGALPVLMDPYGGPHGQRVVAAHNAHLTSQWFADQGFAVIVADGRGTPHTSPGWEKAVHEDFAGVTLDDQVEALHALAQDHPLDLGKVAVRGWSYGGYLAALAVLRRPDVFHAGIAGAPVTDWRLYDTHYTERYLGLPQERPEVYARNSLVTDDGLSSPASPARPLMIIHGLADDNVVAAHTLRLSSALLAAGRPHEVLPLSGVTHMTPQEQVAENLLLLQVDFLKRSLGLG
- a CDS encoding ABC transporter ATP-binding protein, yielding MTTTAHVFTGDGRRTGAPVVSFENVSKSYGDVRAVAELNLELHPGETVALLGPNGAGKSSTLDLLLGLRNPDAGRVEVFGTTPQRAIEQGKVGAMLQSGGLMEEVKVRELVQLACDLHRRAYPVEQVMEQAGITEIADRMVNKLSGGQEQRVRFAMATAGANELIVLDEPTTGMDVSARQAFWGVMRQQANEGRAVLFATHYLEEADAIADRVIVLHRGRVIADGSAAEIKAKAGARRIVFDLEGHISEAALRELPFLTSLEITGRTVRLQSRDADATVHAVYGLGLYPRNLEVAGLGLEQAFIAITDAATAEEANR